Genomic DNA from Sphingomonas lacunae:
AGCCCACCAGCGACCTGTTCCGCGCCTTGCGGCGCAATCGTGACGCCCTGACCGATCATGTCGTGCAGGGGCCTCGCGCGGCTGGGCTGTTGGCTGTGCGCGAACGTCTGATCGAAAGATTGCATCGCGCCATTGCCTGAAACGCGGCTTTGCCCTAGGCGCGCGGCATGAAAATCGCTGTCTTTGCCGGGGACGGAATCGGTCCCGAAGTCACCGCTGAGGCGGTACGTGTTCTCCATGCGCTGGACCTGCCGGGCCTTGAACTGATCGACGGGTTGGTCGGTGCAGCTGCCTGGCGCGCTACCGGTCATCCGCTGCCATCCGAGACCATCGCCATTGCCAAGGCATCAGACGCCATTTTGTTTGGCGCGGTGGGCGATTTTGACTGCGACCATCTCGAACGGCACCTGCGACCCGAACAGGCGATTCTGGGCTTGCGCCGCGAACTCGGCCTGTTCGCCAACTTGCGCCCGGCCAAAACCATCCCGGCGCTGGTCGGCCATTCGGCACTGCGTCCCGAGATCGCCTCGTCCATTGACCTGCTGATTGTCCGCGAGCTCAACGGAGACGTCTATTTCGGCGAGAAGGGCATGCGCACCACTCCTGCCGGCCTGCGTCAGGGCTATGACGTGATGGCCTATGACGAGAGCGAGGTCCGCCGCATCGCCCATGTCGCCTTCCGCGCAGCTCGCGCGCGGGGCGGCCGCCTCTGTTCCGTTGACAAGGCCAATGTGCTGGAGACCTCCCAGCTGTGGCGTGATGTGATGATCGAGGTGTCGGCCGACTATCCCGACATCGCCCTTGAGCATATGTATGTCGACAATGCCGCGATGCAGCTGGTCAAGGACCCCGGCAAGTTTGATGTGGTCGTCACGGGCAACCTGTTTGGCGACATCCTCTCGGATCAGGCGAGCATGTGCGTCGGCTCCATCGGCCTGCTCGCTTCGGCCTCGCTCGATGCCAATGACAAGGGTCTCTATGAGCCGATCCACGGCAGCGCCCCTGACATTGCCGGCAAGGGGATAGCCAATCCGCTGGCGACCATCCTCTCCGCCGCGATGATGCTGCGCTACTCGCTCGGACAGGCGGCGGCGGCGGACAGGATCGAGGCTGCAGTCGATGCCGCGCTCGCTTCGGGCCTTCGCAGTGGTGACCTCGGCGGCAGCGCCACGACCCGCCAGATGGGCGATGCGGTTCTGGAGGCGCTGGCGGCGCAATGAGACGCCAACAGTGAGCATCGGGCGATGAGCGATTTCTCCCTCGCTTCGCTGCGCCAGGCTCAGGCTCTGGTGCGTGAGCAGGTGCCGCCGACAGCCCAACATAACTGGCCGCTGCTGGCCGAGGCGCTGGATTGCGAGGTGTGGGTCAAGCATGAGAACCACGCTCCAACTGGCGCGTTCAAGGTGCGCGGGGCGATCACCTATATCGACTGGCTGAAGCGCGAGCATCCCGGGGTCACTGGCATCATCACCGCCACGCGCGGCAATCATGGGCAGGCACAGGTGCGTGCCGCCCGCGCCGCCGGTTTGACCGCGACCATCGTCGTGCCGCTGGGCAACGCCAAAGAAAAGAATGCGGCGATGCGTGCACTCGGCGCCGAACTGATCGAGCATGGCAATAGCTTTGACGAGGCCAAGGCGGAGGCGGCGTCAAGGGCGGCGCAATATGGCCTGGTCATGGTGCCCAGCTATCATGATGAGCTGGTCCGCGGCGTCGCCAGCTATGGGCTCGAACTGTTCGAGGCGGTGCCCGATCTCGACACTGTCTATGTGCCGGTCGGCTGTGGCTCGGGTCTGTGTGGCACTATCGCGGCGCGCGATGCACTGGGCCTGTCCACCAAGGTGGTGGGTGTCGTCTCTTCACATGTTGATGCGGCTAAGCAGAGTTTCGAGGCAGGCCATCTGATTGCCAATGATACCGCCTATACCTTTGCCGACGGCGTTGCCGTATGCACGCCGGTGCAGGCTGCTTTGGACTATTTTGGCCCGCGCGCTGACCGCTTTGTCGCCGTCAGCGACAATCAGGTGGCGGATGCCATCCGGCTGCTGTGGCAGGCCACGCATAATCTCGCCGAGGGGGCCGGCGCCATCGCCATGGGTGCGCTGATGCAGGAGCGCGAGGCAATGCGCGGCAAAAAGGTCGCGGTCATCCTTTCGGGTGGCAATCTCGATATGAAGCAGGCGGCGGAAGTGCTAGGCGGTCGGACGCCGGCGGTGGCCGCCTGGCAGATCGTGCATGGATGGGAAATATGAAGCGCAACGCAGGCCTTGATCGCAATATCACCAAGGGCTGGCGCCCCGCGACACAGGCAGTGCGCGGCGGTACCTGGCGCAGCGAGCATGGCGAGACGTCAGAAGCGCTGTTCCTGACGTCCGGCTACACCTATGACGATGCCGCGACCGTCGCCGCCCGCTTCTCGGGCGAACAGACCGGCATGACCTATTCGCGGCTGCAAAACCCGACGGTCGAGATGCTCGAGGAACGCATCGCCCTGCTCGAAGGAGCGGAGGCGTGCCGTGCACAGGCCACCGGCATGGCAGCGATGACCACGGCCTTGCTGTGCCAGCTCAACAGCGGCGACCATGTCGTCGCGGCCAAGGCGGCGTTCGGCTCTTGCCGCTGGCTGACTGACAATCTGCTGCCGCGCTGGGGCATCACCACCACCACCATCGACGCCACCGACAATGCGGCCTGGGAAGCGGCCATCCAGCCGAATACCAAGGTTTTCTTCTTTGAAACACCGGCCAACCCGACCATGGGTATTGTCGATCTCGCCTATGTCTGCGGCCTCGCCAAGGCGCATGGCATCACGACCGTCGTCGATAATGCCTTTGCCACCAGCGCACTGCAGCGGCCGATGGATTATGGCGCGGACGTTGTTGCCTATTCAGCGACCAAGATGATGGACGGGCAGGGCAGGGTGCTTGCCGGTGCTGTTTGTGCCTCCGCCAAGTTCATGGAAGAAAAGCTGTTGCCGTTCCAGCGCAACACCGGACCCAATTGCGCGCCGTTCAATGCCTGGGTGGTGCTCAAGGGTCTGGAAACGCTCGACCTGCGCATCCACCGCCAGTCCGAAAATGCCCTCAAGGTCGGCCGTTTCATGGAAGGACGGGTGCCACGCATCCTCCACCCCGGCCTGCCGAGCCACCCGCAGCATGATCTCGCGATGGCCCAGATGAAGGCATGCGGGCCGATTTTCTCCTTCGATGTCGATGGCGGTCGCGCCCAGGCCCATGCCATTCTCGACGCGCTGCAACTGATCGACATTTCGAACAATATCGGCGATTCCCGCTCGCTGATGACCCATCCGGCATCGACCACGCACCATGGCGTCGGGCCAGACGTTCGGGCTGACATGGGTGTTGGTGAGGGGATGATCCGTATCAATGTGGGGCTCGAAGACCCCGATGATCTGATCGAGGATCTCGACCGGGCATTGACCGCGGCGGGACTATAGGCAAGTCTTGGCCATGATGAGTGCGCTCTTCCCCTATGCCTTGACCACGGGGTCGGTGACCGTGCGCGTTTCGGTCAGTTTTCAGGGTGAAACGTCTGATCCTTCGGCCAACCGCTGGTTCTGGATTTATCACATCCGCATCGAAAATGATGGTGATCGGGACATACAGCTGATTTCGCGGCGATGGGAAATTACCGATGGCCGCGGCGCCATCAATGTCGTGGAAGGGTTGGGGGTTGTCGGGGAACAGCCAGTGATCGCACCTGGCGCCGCCTTTGACTATGTCTCTGGCTGTCCTCTCGGCACACCGTCAGGCCGGATGGTTGGCAGCTATGGCATGGTGGATGATAGTGGTCGGCAATTCCGCATTGGCATCCCGGACATCCCCCTGCTTGGTCCGGCGGTCAGCCGATGAAGCGGACACATCTACCGCTCAATGCCTTGCGCGTGTTTGACGCTGCTGCCCGGCATCTCAGCTTTACCCGTGCCGCGGATGAATTGGCGGTGACACCAGCAGCGGTCGGTCAGCAAATCCGTGCTCTTGAGGATGTTCTGGGGGTTGTATTGTTCCGCCGCACCCCGAAGGGCCTGGAACTCACAGTCGAGGCACAGGCCGGGCTGGAGGATCTGCGTGCCGGTTTTCTCCGTTTCGAACAATCGGTTCAGGCAATGCGCGCAGGCCAGTCGTCCAAGTCGCTGACCATCGCAGCACCGCGAGACATGACCGCCCGCTGGCTCGCGCCCCGTTTGGCTGCGGTCGCCGCTGCGGACCCTGAGTTGCGCTTTACGCTGATTGCCGCCGACACACCGCTTGACTTTACTGAGGCCAATCTTGATCTCGCGCTGCGCTGGGCAACAGGGCCGGACGACCTGGAGGGCGTACCCATTTGTGAGCCCGCCTTGGTCAGCATTGCGCCGCCAGAGGGCGATGGCCTGTTCCACATTGCATGGGGCAGCGACCACGCTGGTGAACAGGACGAACGACCAGTGATGCGGGTTGCCGATGCGGGTCTGGCTATCTCGGCGGTGCGGCAGGGCCTGGGGCATGCCGATGTGCCGCTGCTGCTTGCTGAATCCGAAATTGCCGAGGGCAAGGTTCGCGCGCTAGGCGACGCACGACCTCATGACCATGGCTATTGGTTGGTCGCGCCAACGCCGCAGTGGCGCCAGAAAAAGGTGCAGGCTCTGGTCGCCGCGCTGACGTCGTGCTGATCAGTCACGTTGATCGCCCAACAAGGCGCTGGCGCGGCTGGCCAGCATGACCATGGCCGCCTCATCCACCGGTGCCTGATCATTGTTCCACGCCATGCTGGCCACATAAGCGCGGCCCTGTGCATCACGCATCAGCATGTTCATCGCCATGACCCCCGGTTCTGACCCACCCTTATAGCCCAAATAGGCCCAGCGCGCCGCAGCGTCACCGGGAATGCCGGGGTTAATGGCCAGGATGGCACGGGCCTCTTCGCTGCCACGGGTGGCAAACCAGCCTAGCAGTCCGGCCAGGCTGTCAGGGGAGGCGAACCATTCGATACTGTCAATGTCGGCAGGCCCGTCGTTGAACACGGTAAAATCCACATTTTCCGGAACGAAGCTCGCCTGTTCCTCTTGCAGTAGTTGACGTCTCTCATGTTCATCGCCGGTCAGCCAGCGTGTCCGCACCTCTGCCAAAGCCGGGTTCTTGAGAGCGGTCGCTTCAATGGTGGAAAGCATCGGAAAGGCGTTGGGGCCTGACAGGCCGCCGTGGCTGCGGGCAAAGGCTTCGATCCGGTCTCGGCCTATGTGATGCAACAATATGTCGGTCGCGCTATTGTCGCTCTCACTGATCATCAGAGCAGCCAATGTGTGGAGGGTCAGTGGGGAGCCCATCGGCCACCGGACAATCTCGCTTGTGGATACCGATCGCCGGTCGATCCTGATCACATCATCCCAGCGCATTCGGCGGCGTCTGATCTGTTCGTCCAGTGCGCCAAGGATTGCCAGTTTGAACGAAGAACCGACCGCCATGTCGAGGTGGTTCCGTTCCCCGCTGATAAGCGCGGCGCGTCCATCCTCTTCGATGCGATATAACCCCCAGGCGACGACTCCGGGCAGTCGGGCAAGATCGCTTGCCAGTCGGGGCAGACTGTCATTGGCGGTCGTGATGTTGGTGATCCGCAAGCCCGCAATGCGGGCGGCGCTATCGACAAACAGCTGGAAATGGACATTGGCACGGTCGTAACCGACGACCAGTTCATAGCGGTCTCCAGCTGGCGCCGGGATCAGGCTGACAATCCTGCCGGGCATGCCATGCTGGTTGCGCATTTGTGCAAACAGGGCCGCAACCTGTTCGGACGGAACGCTGTTGAGGAAATTGGCCGAGAATGTCTCGGCAAAGGCACTGCCGCCCTGCAAAAGGGGCAACAGGGTGGCAGCAGCCCGTTCAGCGGCAGCTGTGGTCGGCTCTGCCTGTGTTGGCGCAGGATCGGTTGAGGCTGCAACCGGAGGCGTTGTCTGCAGGAACAGACTGGCGAGCAGCGCCGCGCCCCCGCGAAGCCAACGCCGGTCAGGCATCGATGACTTCATCGTCAATGGTTGCGGCATTCGCCTGGATGAACTGGAAGCGATGCTCCGGATTCTTGCCCATCAGACGGTCGACCAGATCGCGGACGCTGGCCCGCTCCTCATATTCCTGGGGCAGGGTAACTCGCAGCAGTGAGCGGGTGGCAGGTGCCATGGTGGTCTCGCGAAGCTGAGCGGGCATCATCTCGCCAAGGCCCTTGAAGCGGGATACCTCGACCTTCTTGCCCTTGAACATTGTCCGTTCCAGCTCGGCGCGCTGTTCCTCGTCTCGCGCATAGGCGCTCTTGCCGCCGGCACTGAGGCGGTAAAGTGGTGGCTGGGCCAGATAGACACGGCCGCGCCGGACAATCTCGGACATTTCCTGGAAAAAGAATGTCATCAGCAGTGTGGCAATGTGGGCGCCGTCGACGTCCGCATCGGTCATGATGACAATGCGTTCGTAGCGGAGCCGGTCAGGGTCGCAATCCTTGCGCATCCCGCAGCCGAGCGCGAGCGCCAAATCGGCAATTTCGCTGTTCGCCCGAATCTTGTCGGCGCTGGCCGAGGCGACGTTGAGGATCTTTCCACGGATCGGCAAAACCGCCTGTGTCTTGCGATCACGCGCCTGTTTGGCGCTGCCGCCGGCGCTATCCCCTTCGACGATGAATAATTCCGTGCCTTCAGGTCCGTCATTGGAGCAATCGGTCAGCTTGCCGGGCAGGCGCAGCTTGCGGGCGGAGGTCGCCGTCTTGCGCTTGACCTCCCGCTCGGCCTTGCGGTTGAGACGTTCCTCAACCCGGTCCAGCACCATGCTGAGAAGGGCGCGACCACGTTCCATATTGGCGGAAAGGAAATGGTCAAAATGGTCGCGCACAGCGGCCTCGACCAGCCGTGCGGCTTCGGGCGAAGTCAACCGGTCCTTGGTCTGGCTCTGGAACTGGGGATCGCGGATGAACACAGACAACATGCTCTCACACATGTTGAGAACGTCATCGGCAGTGATCTCCTTGGACTTCTTTTGCCCGACCAATTCACCAAAGGCACGAAGCCCTTTGGTCAAGGCGCTGCGGAGCCCTGCTTCATGCGTTCCTCCGTCGGGCGTCGGAATGGTGTTGCAATACCAGCTGTAGCTGCCGTCCGACCACAGCGGCCATGCCACCGCCCATTCCACCCGTCCTTGCGATTGGCCATCGGGTCCGGGCGGAAAATCCTGCGATCCGGTGAAGGGGTCAGCCGTTGCGCATTCGCGCGTGCCGATCTGCTCCTTCAGATGATCGGCCAACCCGCCCGGAAACTGGAAGACAGCCTCTGTCGGCGTATCGTCTCCGACAAGTTCGGAATCGCATTTCCAGCGGATCTCAACGCCGGCAAACAGATAGGCCTTGGACCGGGCGAGGCGATAGAGGCGTTGCGGCTTGAAGCGCGCATGTTCGCCAAAGATTTCCGCATCGGGGACAAAGGAAACGCTGGTGCCGCGGCGGTTGGGCGTCGGGCCCAACGGTTCGACCGGGCCGAGCGCCTTGCCTTGGGAAAAGCGTTGGCGGAACAATTGTTTCGCCCGGGCCACCTCGACCACTGTCTCGCTCGACAGGGCATTGACCACGGAAACGCCCACACCGTGCAGGCCGCCTGAGGTGGCATAGGCCTTTCCCTCGAACTTGCCGCCGGAGTGCAGTGTGGTGAGAATAACTTCCAGCGCCGACTTGCCGGGAAACTTGGGGTGAGGGTCAACAGGAATGCCCCGGCCATTGTCGGTGATGGTCAGCCGGTTGCCAGCTTCCAGCGTCACCTCGATCCTGGTCGCATGCCCCGCGACTGCTTCGTCCATGCTGTTGTCGAGAACTTCGGCCGCGAGGTGGTGCAGCGCCCGCTCATCTGTGCCGCCGACATACATGCCGGGCCGGCGCCGGACGGGTTCCAACCCCTCCAGGACCTCAATGGCCGATGCGTCATAATCCTGCCCGCCCTTGGGCAGCGCGGCGAAAAGATCGTCACTCATGCATCAGCTATAGGGCGGCGGGAGTCACCGGCGCAAGCGTTCCGTTTCCGTTCGGTGATGACCGGCACCTTTTGACGTCGGTGGCGCCTAGTCCTTGACCGCGAAAATGGCGAAATTGCCATTGGCCTGCGCAATGGTCCGGCCGTCGCAGATTATCTCCGACTGCAGATTGGCAACGCGTTTGCCCCGGTTGAGCAGGCGCGTTTCACACACCAAATCTCCACCCCTGGCAGCCGCGAAATAGTTGATCTTTATCTCGATCGTCGCGCAAATCTGTCCCTGATCAAGGGTCGGGTATAGTGCGGCACCCATGCCGGTGTCGGCCATGGCAAAGATCACTGCACCATGCACAACGCCCTGGGGATTGTAATGGCGGGCAGGATCAACGGTCAGCAGCGCACGGCTGCTGCCGTCGCCCGCTGTTTCCATTTCCAATCCGATCAACTCGGCAAAAGGGTGCTGCACCGGTCTGGAGATCCTTAGCGCACGCGAGGCCCGCCAAAGGGCGGCGGCGGAGGAGGACGGCGTGTTCCGCGCGGCAACTGGGCCTGGAACGCGCGACCGCAATGGTCGACGCAATAAGGATAGCCAGGATTCACCGCTTCCCCGCAAAAATGGAAATCGGGTTCGCCAGGGTGTCCCATCGGCCAACGGCAAATGCGGTCATTGAGGTCCAACAGGCTCGTCTTGTCAGCCATCTCCGGAGTCGGCTTGGCCGGGACCCGGCGGCGAGGAGGGGCGGGAGGAATGGGCGCCTGTTGGTCACCCGGCCCCTGGCGGATGAATCCGCCCGGTCCGATCGACACGAGCCGCGGGCCATCGGGCTTGCGCGCCTCGGCCGGCGGTACGGCAGGCGCCGCGACGGATGCTGAGGCCTCCGGTTCGGTTCGGGAAACTGGTGCAGCCGGCGCGGATGGGCGAGCAGGGACGGCTGCCTTTGCTGCCGGGGTAGGAGTGGGCACACGCGGAGCAGCCGGCTTGGCCACCGGTGCCGGACGCGCAGTCCGTTCTGCCCCAGCCTTCGCTGGCGTTGCCTTCGCCTCACTATTGTCTTCGGCAGTCTTCACCGGCGAAGGGCGGGATTTCAAGCCCAGCCGATGCGCCTTGCCAATCACGGCATTGCGGCTGACACCGCCCAGTTCATCGGCGATCTGGCTGGCAGTCAGCCCGTTTTCCCAGAGTTTTCTGAGGGTTTCGATACGCTCGTCAGTCCATGACATCAGGTCGTGGCCTATCCATGTTGGTGGCAGGAGGCAATCCACCTGCCTGCATTGGGTTGCAGCTTGCGCCGGCTCGGCGAAGCCGATAGTCGAAAAGCCTATGAACAGCCAGCCCCAAAGCCTTCACCCGTCGCAGAATGACGCTTCTTCCGTTGATTATCCGCTTCCCGAGATGGGACAGGCGGTCATCCAACGGGTGAACTGGGGTGGCCTTCGCGCCCTCTATGTGAAGGAGGTTCGCCGTTTCTTCAAGGTGCAGACCCAGACTATCTGGGCTCCGGCGGTCACAACCTTGATGTATCTCGTTATCTTCACCGTCGCCATGGGTAGCAACCGGCCCGATGTGCTCGGTGTCCATTTCATCGACTTCCTCGCTCCTGGGCTGATCGCCATGGCGATGTTGCAGAACAGCTTCGCCAACTCCTCCTTCTCGCTGCTGGTCGGGAAAATGCAGGGGACAATCGTCGACTATTTGATGCCGCCGCTGTCCGAGCTTGAACTGCTCGTCGCGATGGTCGGTGCGGCTGTTACCCGTGCGATCTTTGTCGGCTTTGCCATCTGGCTTGTCATGCTTTTCTGGCCGGATGTGTCGGTGAGGGTTCATCACCTGTGGGCAGTGGTTGCCTTTGGCCTGCTCGGTTCCACCATGCTCGGCTTTCTCGGCCTGATCACCTCCATCTGGGCGGAAAAGTTCGATCATGCGGCGGCCATCACCAACTTTGTGGTGGCGCCGTTGGCCCTGCTGTCAGGCACTTTCTACGCCGTGGACAAGCTGAGCCCGACCTTCGCCGCGATCAGCCACGCCAATCCCTTTTTCTACACCATCTCGGGTTTCCGTTATGGCTTTATTGGCGCGGCGGACTCTCCTGTGCTGCTTGGACTGGCGGTTCTGGTGGGCGTCAATCTGTTGCTCGGTGGTGCCTGCTATGCGCTGCTGCGCTCCGGCTGGAAGATCAAGGCCTGAGCGATTGGCCCCGCCAGGATGCTGTCAGTGCCGATGGCGCGGCCGCAATTTATACTGGCCGTTGGCAAAGCCCTCGAACAATTCGTCTATCCCGGGATGGCTGACCGGGCCTGACGCGCCGTCGCTCACCAGATTTTGCTGACTGACATAGGCGAGGTAGCTGGTCTCGTCATTTTCCGCGAGCAGGTGGTAAAATGGCTGGTCGCGTCGCGGGCGCATGTCCTCGGGGATCGCTTCATACCATTCCTCGCTGTTCGAAAAGACCGGGTCGACGTCAAACACGACACCCCGGAAATCGAACAGCCGGTGGCGCACCACATCGCCGACACCAAAACGTGCGGTAATGACGGGCTGCGCACCCATTGCGTTGCGGGCATGGTCGGGTGATAGCATTCTGTTCACCCCACCTAGATAAGCCTCCCGTCTGCCAAGGCAAGACCTGCTGTCTGTATCAGGCGAGCCGCACATATGGCGCTGGGCGCTGGTTCGGCAATGCTGCTCACTTTTGCGCACAGCCCGCTTGGCAAGCGCGATTCTATTCGCTAGAGGCGCGGCTTCCGACCAAAGCGGCAGGCAAGGAGCCTGCTGATACCTCTGCGGAGAGGTGGCTGAGAGGTCGAAAGCACCGCACTCGAAATGCGGCGTGGGCGCGAGCTCACCGTGGGTTCGAATCCCACCCTCTCCGCCACGGTTTCTCACGGCCGATAGCGCATCAGGGATAGCTGGCGGAACCTCCAGTCTGGCGGAGGGACTTCGCCCGGATGTTTCAGCCAGAAGCGCGCACAATCAGGCTGGGTTCCAGCACCACCGAATCCGTGCGTTCTCCGCCAATGCGGCGATAGAGCAGGTCAACGAGGTGGGCGGCGCCCGCAACGAGATCCTGCTTGACGGTGGTCAGCGGCGGGATGGTCTGGGCGGCAAAGGGCAGGTCGTCATAGCCGGTGATGCGAATGTCCTGCGGGACCGATATGCCTTTTTCGGACAGCGCCCTGAGCGCGGTGATGGCCACCACGTCGGATGCTGCGACAATGCCGTCGGGCAAGGATTTGGTTTGCGCCAGCCACGCGCTGATCGCTGGATGGGCAATGTCTGCAGTCAGGTGAATTGGCAGGATCTGGAAATCCGCGTCCAGGCCTGCTTCGGCCAGGGCTTCGCGACAGCCGAGCAGACGATCCGCTATTTCCGGCGCGGCGGGATCGCCAAAAAAGGCTATGCGTCGGCACCCCTGCTTGATCAGATGCTGGACAGCAATCATGCCGCCTTTGCGATTGTTTGTACCAACAGAACAATGCGTCTGGCCCGACTGGCTGGCACCCCATACCACCATGGGCAAATAGCGTTGGGCCACTTCGTCGATGACATCGGACTGGTCCGACTGTCCGATGATGATGGCCCCGTCAACACGGCCGCTGTCAACAATCTGGCTCAGCCAGTTGCGGTCCTTGGGAATGACGCGGGACAGCAACAGGTCATGGCCCCGTTCAGTCAGAGCGTCGGCGAGATGGCCGATCAGCGTCATGAAGAAAGGGTCGGAGATGTGCTGGCCGGTTTCGTGGCCAAGCGGAATGACCACGCCAATCGCGCCGGCGCGCTTGATGCGAAGGTTGCGGGCCATGATGTTCGGACGGAAACCATGATCGCGAGCGATCTGCTGGATCGTCTCCCGCGTCTTTTGTGAAATCAGTGGACTGTCGGCCAGCGCACGGGACACTGTGCCTGCGGAAACACCGGCTAGTTTTGCCAGGTCCGTGATGTTCTTTACCCGCGGCTCGTCGGCCATTTCCCGTCCTGTCAGCTTGTTTTGCATACCATTAGTGCGGCCTGTTGACTGGCCTTGCAAGGCGGAAAGTTGCCGTCAGCCAATGACAACGGTGCCAGTACGCATCGGGTCAGATCGACTATGCAATCGATTGTTGCAATTTGTCACACTGCTGTTAGGCCGATCATCGCGAAGAGGGCGTGACAGCGATTGCGCCTTGCGCGGAGAGGCGGCATGGCGCCGCGGGGAGAGTGTGATGTCTGCTGCTGCCAAACCCCATTTGCCGCTTGCGCGGATCATCGAGATGAATCTCGGTTTCCTCGGACTGCAATTCAGCTTTGGCCTGCAACAGGGCAATATGGGGCCGATCTACAGCTATCTGGGTGCCAGCGAGGCAGCCTTGCCGATCCTCAGCCTGGCCGGCCCGGTTACTGGACTGCTTGTCCAGCCGATAGTTGGAGCGATGAGTGATCGGACCAATTCCCGATGGGGTCGCCGGACGCCTTATTTTCTTGTCGGTGCGGTGCTGTGTTTCTTCGGCTTGTTGTTCATGCCCTACAGTTCCTCGCTGCTGATGGCTGCCAGCCTGCTGTGGATTCTTGACGCCGGCAACAACATCACCATGGAGCCTTATCGCGCTTATGTTTCCGACCGGCTCAACCCTGATCAGCATAATGCCGGCTTCCTGACCCAGAGCGCCTTTACCGGTCTTGCTCAGTGCCTTGCGCTGGGAACGCCGGCGCTTCTGGTCGGGTTGGTCGGCATGGACAAGGATGCTGTCGATGCCCACAACATCCCCTATACTGTGCATGTCGTCTTTTTGATCGGGGCTGTCCTGTCCCTGTCGACCATTCTCTGGTCGGTGCTGCGCGTTCCGGAACTGCCAATGACCGAACAGCAAAAGGCAGAGATCGCCGCAGCGCCGAAGGGAGCTGTCGAAACGCTGCGTGAAATCTGGGCGGCGATCCGTGACATGCCGCTGCCGATGCGCAAGCTGGGCGTGATGATGCTGTTCCAATGGTATGCGATGGGCACATATTGGACCTACGTCACATACTCCATCAGCCGTTCGGTCTATGGCACCGCCGACCCGTTGTCCGACGGCTTTCGCAGTGCGGTGCTGACCAACGGAACCATGGCGGCATTTTACAATGCGATCGCCTTTGTCGCCGCTTTGGCGATGATGCCGATGGTGCGCCGATATGGCCCGCGTCCCATGCACGCAGCTGCGCTTGTTGCCGGTGGGCTGGGGATGCTGCTGTTGCCGCAGATCA
This window encodes:
- a CDS encoding trans-sulfuration enzyme family protein; translated protein: MKRNAGLDRNITKGWRPATQAVRGGTWRSEHGETSEALFLTSGYTYDDAATVAARFSGEQTGMTYSRLQNPTVEMLEERIALLEGAEACRAQATGMAAMTTALLCQLNSGDHVVAAKAAFGSCRWLTDNLLPRWGITTTTIDATDNAAWEAAIQPNTKVFFFETPANPTMGIVDLAYVCGLAKAHGITTVVDNAFATSALQRPMDYGADVVAYSATKMMDGQGRVLAGAVCASAKFMEEKLLPFQRNTGPNCAPFNAWVVLKGLETLDLRIHRQSENALKVGRFMEGRVPRILHPGLPSHPQHDLAMAQMKACGPIFSFDVDGGRAQAHAILDALQLIDISNNIGDSRSLMTHPASTTHHGVGPDVRADMGVGEGMIRINVGLEDPDDLIEDLDRALTAAGL
- a CDS encoding LysR family transcriptional regulator; its protein translation is MKRTHLPLNALRVFDAAARHLSFTRAADELAVTPAAVGQQIRALEDVLGVVLFRRTPKGLELTVEAQAGLEDLRAGFLRFEQSVQAMRAGQSSKSLTIAAPRDMTARWLAPRLAAVAAADPELRFTLIAADTPLDFTEANLDLALRWATGPDDLEGVPICEPALVSIAPPEGDGLFHIAWGSDHAGEQDERPVMRVADAGLAISAVRQGLGHADVPLLLAESEIAEGKVRALGDARPHDHGYWLVAPTPQWRQKKVQALVAALTSC
- the leuB gene encoding 3-isopropylmalate dehydrogenase, with product MKIAVFAGDGIGPEVTAEAVRVLHALDLPGLELIDGLVGAAAWRATGHPLPSETIAIAKASDAILFGAVGDFDCDHLERHLRPEQAILGLRRELGLFANLRPAKTIPALVGHSALRPEIASSIDLLIVRELNGDVYFGEKGMRTTPAGLRQGYDVMAYDESEVRRIAHVAFRAARARGGRLCSVDKANVLETSQLWRDVMIEVSADYPDIALEHMYVDNAAMQLVKDPGKFDVVVTGNLFGDILSDQASMCVGSIGLLASASLDANDKGLYEPIHGSAPDIAGKGIANPLATILSAAMMLRYSLGQAAAADRIEAAVDAALASGLRSGDLGGSATTRQMGDAVLEALAAQ
- the apaG gene encoding Co2+/Mg2+ efflux protein ApaG, with translation MSALFPYALTTGSVTVRVSVSFQGETSDPSANRWFWIYHIRIENDGDRDIQLISRRWEITDGRGAINVVEGLGVVGEQPVIAPGAAFDYVSGCPLGTPSGRMVGSYGMVDDSGRQFRIGIPDIPLLGPAVSR
- a CDS encoding serine hydrolase codes for the protein MKSSMPDRRWLRGGAALLASLFLQTTPPVAASTDPAPTQAEPTTAAAERAAATLLPLLQGGSAFAETFSANFLNSVPSEQVAALFAQMRNQHGMPGRIVSLIPAPAGDRYELVVGYDRANVHFQLFVDSAARIAGLRITNITTANDSLPRLASDLARLPGVVAWGLYRIEEDGRAALISGERNHLDMAVGSSFKLAILGALDEQIRRRRMRWDDVIRIDRRSVSTSEIVRWPMGSPLTLHTLAALMISESDNSATDILLHHIGRDRIEAFARSHGGLSGPNAFPMLSTIEATALKNPALAEVRTRWLTGDEHERRQLLQEEQASFVPENVDFTVFNDGPADIDSIEWFASPDSLAGLLGWFATRGSEEARAILAINPGIPGDAAARWAYLGYKGGSEPGVMAMNMLMRDAQGRAYVASMAWNNDQAPVDEAAMVMLASRASALLGDQRD
- a CDS encoding threonine dehydratase; translated protein: MSDFSLASLRQAQALVREQVPPTAQHNWPLLAEALDCEVWVKHENHAPTGAFKVRGAITYIDWLKREHPGVTGIITATRGNHGQAQVRAARAAGLTATIVVPLGNAKEKNAAMRALGAELIEHGNSFDEAKAEAASRAAQYGLVMVPSYHDELVRGVASYGLELFEAVPDLDTVYVPVGCGSGLCGTIAARDALGLSTKVVGVVSSHVDAAKQSFEAGHLIANDTAYTFADGVAVCTPVQAALDYFGPRADRFVAVSDNQVADAIRLLWQATHNLAEGAGAIAMGALMQEREAMRGKKVAVILSGGNLDMKQAAEVLGGRTPAVAAWQIVHGWEI